Proteins encoded within one genomic window of Leeia speluncae:
- a CDS encoding LysR family transcriptional regulator — MLRLSLEALQVLDAIDREGSFSAAAEALHRVPSAITYIVQKLEQDLGVQIFDRSGHRAKLTQAGIELLIEGRHLLKAATALESRIKRAASGWETELTIALDTVVPTPVIFPLLEQFYQQVNGTKIRLTHEVFGGSWDALVEGRAQLVIGAPGESPSENDLACHQIGQIDFIFCVAPTHALAKVPEPLLASDIMWHRSVAVADSSRQLAPRSSGILPGQETLLVPDMRTKLTAQLAGIACGYLPRTLAEPYLQSGRLIRKEINEKRANAHFNLAWKSKEEGKALQWWIEQLSTPYWCNKIMESCALLNQPY; from the coding sequence ATGCTTAGATTGAGTTTGGAAGCATTGCAGGTACTAGATGCAATTGACAGGGAAGGTAGTTTTTCTGCAGCAGCAGAAGCACTTCACCGAGTACCCTCTGCCATTACCTATATTGTACAAAAACTCGAACAAGACTTAGGCGTTCAGATTTTTGATCGCAGTGGACACCGAGCCAAGTTAACGCAAGCAGGTATCGAATTACTGATTGAAGGTAGACACCTTCTAAAAGCCGCAACGGCTTTAGAGTCCCGCATCAAACGAGCTGCATCTGGTTGGGAAACAGAGCTCACTATTGCCCTAGACACAGTAGTTCCAACGCCTGTTATTTTCCCCTTGCTCGAGCAATTTTATCAGCAAGTAAATGGCACAAAGATTCGGCTAACGCACGAAGTATTTGGTGGTTCTTGGGATGCGCTCGTCGAAGGCCGTGCACAGCTTGTCATCGGCGCCCCCGGAGAATCCCCATCAGAAAATGATCTTGCATGTCACCAAATTGGGCAAATTGATTTTATTTTTTGCGTAGCCCCCACACATGCGCTTGCCAAAGTACCAGAACCATTATTAGCGAGTGACATTATGTGGCACCGCTCCGTTGCCGTGGCAGATAGTTCAAGGCAATTAGCCCCGCGCTCTTCAGGCATTCTCCCTGGCCAAGAAACCTTGCTCGTACCTGATATGCGCACCAAGCTAACGGCTCAATTAGCAGGCATCGCCTGTGGCTACTTGCCAAGAACACTAGCAGAACCCTACTTACAAAGCGGGCGGCTCATTCGCAAAGAAATTAATGAAAAACGAGCGAATGCCCATTTTAATTTAGCGTGGAAAAGCAAAGAAGAAGGCAAAGCACTTCAGTGGTGGATTGAGCAACTATCTACACCCTATTGGTGTAATAAAATTATGGAAAGCTGCGCGCTACTCAATCAGCCGTATTAA